Proteins encoded within one genomic window of Thunnus maccoyii chromosome 22, fThuMac1.1, whole genome shotgun sequence:
- the alox12 gene encoding arachidonate 12-lipoxygenase, 12S-type, protein MEVYTVTVATGTSEYSGTNNYIFVTLVGERGESERTLLDNPGLDFCRGAVDQYKVNSPSPLGSLLLVRLEKQKYWVEDNWFCRYVTVELPGGDKVLTFPCYRWLIGDIKLEIREGTARTLRDDSLPLLLAHRQTELQDRQKTYRWVTWAPGIPRCIDAKTEADLPQDVRFDNEKRSDFEHSLHYALLELSLKKMAIRFGKSWNDLDDFKRIFWKLRSPIAEYCMEHWKEDWFFGYQCLNGSNPRMIQRCKTLPGNFPVTPDMVQSSLPPRTNLNKELKAGNIFLLDYAIVDGIPTNTIRGKPQYIAAPLCLLYQHPDQGLIPIAIQLGQTPGLDTPMFLPRDPPLAWVMAKLWVRHSEFQVFQVLSHLLRTHLVIEVFCVATLRQLPAVHPIYKLLAPHLRYTLEINCRGRTQLISANGIFKRVVSTGGDGLLILAQREYKELTYRSLHPCHDFTDRGVSHLPNYFYKEHGLMLWDAIHSFVSDMVGLFYQSDHDVQEDLELQAWIRDITQEGFTELPNFGLSSKLSTREELNTLLAIAIFTSTAQHAATNNGQFDWCAWVPNTPCTMRHPPPTDKDSITMEMIMATLPDVSQSCVQMAITWHLGRAQPDAIPLGQYTEEYFTEGQAQEVIDRFRKELKEIEGHILSQNEGLELQYLFLLPSRIENSITI, encoded by the exons ATGGAAGTCTACACTGTAACAGTGGCAACTGGTACATCCGAGTATTCAGGCACCAACAACTACATCTTTGTGACCCTGgtgggggagagaggggagagtgAGCGTACCCTGCTGGACAACCCTGGGCTGGACTTCTGTCGAGGAGCA GTGGATCAGTACAAGGTGAACAGCCCTTCTCCTTTAGGCTCCCTGCTACTGGTCAGACTGGAGAAACAGAAATACTGGGTGGAAGATAACTGGTTCTGCCGCTATGTCACTGTGGAACTTCCAGGTGGAGACAAAGTGCTGACTTTTCCATGTTACCGCTGGCTTATAGGAGACATAAAGCTGGAAATAAGAGAAGGAACAG CTAGGACACTGAGGGATGACTCCTTACCTCTGCTGTtggcacacagacagacagagctgcAGGACAGACAGAAGACTTACAG ATGGGTGACGTGGGCTCCAGGGATTCCCAGATGCATCGATGCTAAAACAGAAGCAGATTTACCCCAAGATGTCCGCTTTGACAATGAGAAGAGGAGTGACTTTGAACATTCCCTACACTATGC CTTGCTGGAGTTGTCACTGAAAAAGATGGCCATCAGGTTTGGGAAGTCCTGGAATGACCTGGATGATTTTAAACGGATCTTCTGGAAGCTGAGAAGTCCCATTGCTG AGTACTGTATGGAGCATTGGAAAGAGGACTGGTTCTTTGGATACCAGTGTCTGAATGGCTCCAACCCAAGAATGATCCAGAGGTGCAAGACGCTGCCAGGAAACTTCCCTGTCACACCAGACATGGTGCAGAGCTCCCTGCCTCCCAGGACCAACCTGAACAAAGAGCTAAAG GCAGGGAACATCTTCTTGTTGGACTATGCCATCGTTGATGGGATTCCCACCAACACAATCAGGGGAAAACCTCAGTACATCGCTGCTCCCCTGTGTCTGCTTTACCAACATCCAGACCAAGGACTCATACCTATTGCGATACAG CTTGGACAGACTCCAGGCCTGGACACGCCCATGTTCCTGCCCAGAGACCCACCCCTGGCCTGGGTAATGGCTAAGTTGTGGGTACGTCACTCTGAGTTCCAGGTGTTCCAGGTGCTGTCTCACCTGCTCAGGACTCACCTGGTCATAGAGGTGTTTTGTGTGGCGACTCTTAGACAGCTGCCTGCTGTACACCCTATATATAAg ctcctggcTCCTCATCTGCGCTACACCCTAGAGATCAACTGTAGGGGGCGCACTCAGCTCATCTCAGCTAACGGCATCTTCAAACGG gttGTGTCTACAGGCGGTGATGGTCTGTTGATTCTGGCTCAGAGGGAGTACAAGGAGCTGACCTACCGCTCCCTCCACCCCTGCCACGACTTCACTGACAGAGGAGTTTCCCACCTCCCAAACTATTTTTACAAGGAACATGGCCTGATGCTGTGGGACGCCATACACAG TTTTGTCTCAGATATGGTTGGATTGTTCTACCAGTCAGACCATGATGTGCAGGAAGACCTGGAGCTCCAAGCCTGGATCAGAGACATAACACAAGAAGGCTTCACAGAGCTCCCCAACTTTG GTCTGTCCAGTAAGCTCAGCACCAGAGAGGAACTCAACACTCTGCTGGCCATCGCCATTTTCACCAGTACAGCCCAGCATGCTGCTACTAACAACGGACAG TTTGACTGGTGTGCCTGGGTACCCAACACACCTTGCACTATGAGACACCCCCCACCAACAGACAAGGATTCCATTACGATGGAGATGATCATGGCCACTCTTCCTGATGTCAGCCAGTCCTGCGTGCAGATGGCGATCACATGGCATCTGGGACGTGCACAACCAGATGCA ATTCCTTTAGGCCAATACACAGAGGAGTACTTCACTGAAGGGCAGGCCCAGGAGGTGATTGACAGGTTCAGAAAGGAGCTGAAGGAGATCGAGGGCCACATCCTGAGTCAGAATGAAGGACTGGAGCTTCAGTACCTTTTCTTGCTGCCCAGCCGCATAGAAAACAGCATCACTATATAG
- the rnaseka gene encoding ribonuclease kappa-A, with the protein MMRVLICGPKLAACGIVLSTWGVIMLAMLGIFFTTHSAVLIEDVPVTDEDIHEDKNPPQRIYELYNKVGYNCFIAAGIYVLFAAFSCCQMRLNKQREYLVH; encoded by the exons ATGATGCGCGTCTTGATTTGTGGACCGAAACTCGCCGCGTGTGGGATTGTATTGAGCACGTGGGGGGTCATCATGTTG GCCATGCTAGGGATCTTCTTCACAACACATTCAGCAGTTCTGATTGAAGATGTGCCTGTGACAGATGAAGACATCCATGAAGA TAAGAACCCTCCGCAGAGGATCTATGAGCTCTACAACAAAGTGGGGTACAACTGCTTCATAGCAGCTGGTATCTACGTCCTGTTTGCAGCCTTCTCCTGCTGCCAAATGAGGCTCAACAAGCAGAGA GAGTATCTGGTGCACTAG